The proteins below are encoded in one region of Eulemur rufifrons isolate Redbay chromosome 2, OSU_ERuf_1, whole genome shotgun sequence:
- the REX1BD gene encoding required for excision 1-B domain-containing protein — MITTEAAAESALISVPGAEATTEAPGREELGWPWKDAPVRMLVQRVHQLQAERARAFRRLEEGHREYLRSGPRYDFPRYRSTVHEVTQAFAAASREVLAVEAELAGPRAQPLLADHVRSLQQLEQTRLATVALLQLMGTPEWTGQEDAVRTHQLKMKVIKTMEAISEVLQDLRFDAESAE, encoded by the exons ATGATCACCACCGAGGCTGCGGCGGAGTCGGCGCTCATTTCGGTGCCTGGTGCTGAGGCCACCACCGAAGCCCCGGGGCGCGAGGAgctggggtggccctgg AAAGATGCCCCGGTCCGGATGCTGGTGCAGCGCGTCCATCAGCTGCAGGCTGAGCGTGCGCGGGCCTTCCGCCGGCTGGAGGA AGGCCACCGCGAGTACCTGCGCAGCGGCCCTCGCTACGACTTCCCGCGCTACCGGAGCACCGTGCACGAGGTGACCCAGGCCTTCGCCGCCGCCTCGCGGGAGGTGCTGGCGGTGGAAGCGGAGTTGGCCGGTCCTCGCGCGCAGCCGCTGCTCGCCGACCACGTGCGCAGCCTGCAGCAGCTGGAGCAGACGCGCCTGGCCACG GTTGCCCTGCTGCAGCTAATGGGGACTCCCGAGTGGACAGGGCAGGAGGACGCTGTGCGGACGCACCAGCTGAAGATGAA GGTAATTAAAACCATGGAAGCGATCAGCGAGGTTCTCCAGGACCTCAGGTTTGATGCGGAGTCTGCTGAGTGA